The following proteins are co-located in the Brevibacillus laterosporus DSM 25 genome:
- a CDS encoding homocysteine synthase, translating to MSNLHWKRETLALHGGQEADPTTGALAVPIYQTSSYEFRDTSHAANLFSLREPGNIYTRIMNPTQDVFEKRVALLEGGIGALATASGQAAITFALLNIVQAGDEIISSNSLYGGTYNLFAHTFAKLGITVHFVDQSNPDHFRSKITDKTKAFFCETIGNPQMHVADLSAIATIAHEYGLPLLVDNTFASPILCRPIEHGADIVIHSATKFIGGHGTSIGGIIVDSGNFDWSNGKFPGLSTPDPTYNGIVYTEAVGNAAYIVKARVQLQRDVGATLSPFNSFLFLQGLETLHLRMERHSQNALAAAQYLEKHTDVEWVSYPGLASSPTYELNQHYLPDGHGALLTFGIKGGVEAGKKLIESVQLFSHLANVGDSKSLIIHPASTTHLQLSLEEQAKAGVTPGMIRLSVGTESIDDILHDLEQAIQKAVETVQV from the coding sequence ATGTCAAATCTACATTGGAAAAGAGAAACGCTAGCCCTTCACGGAGGTCAAGAGGCAGACCCGACTACTGGAGCTCTCGCAGTCCCCATCTATCAAACATCATCCTATGAGTTTCGCGATACCAGCCATGCAGCCAATCTATTTTCGTTGCGGGAGCCTGGGAACATATACACCCGCATCATGAATCCTACACAGGATGTTTTTGAGAAGCGTGTTGCTCTCTTAGAAGGTGGTATCGGTGCATTGGCTACTGCATCTGGTCAAGCCGCCATTACATTTGCCCTGTTAAATATCGTTCAAGCTGGTGATGAAATCATCTCTTCGAACAGTTTATATGGAGGAACCTACAACCTATTTGCCCACACATTTGCCAAGCTAGGTATTACGGTTCATTTTGTTGATCAATCCAACCCAGATCATTTCCGTTCAAAGATTACGGACAAAACCAAAGCCTTCTTCTGCGAAACGATTGGTAATCCCCAGATGCACGTTGCTGATCTATCCGCCATTGCTACCATAGCTCATGAATATGGATTACCTCTTCTGGTTGACAATACCTTTGCCTCCCCTATCTTGTGCCGACCTATTGAACACGGAGCAGATATCGTTATTCATTCTGCTACCAAATTCATTGGTGGTCACGGCACATCTATCGGGGGAATTATTGTCGATTCCGGTAATTTCGATTGGAGTAATGGCAAATTCCCTGGGCTTTCTACACCAGACCCTACCTACAATGGAATCGTTTATACAGAGGCTGTTGGCAATGCTGCTTATATCGTAAAAGCTCGTGTACAGCTACAGCGAGATGTGGGAGCTACCTTATCTCCTTTTAACTCCTTTTTATTCTTACAAGGCTTAGAAACTCTCCATTTACGTATGGAACGGCATAGTCAAAATGCTCTTGCTGCCGCTCAATATTTAGAAAAACATACCGATGTCGAGTGGGTTAGCTATCCAGGACTTGCTAGCTCCCCTACCTACGAACTTAATCAGCACTATTTACCAGATGGTCATGGAGCTCTTTTGACCTTTGGAATCAAAGGCGGAGTAGAAGCTGGCAAAAAATTAATTGAATCTGTTCAGTTGTTCTCTCATTTGGCTAATGTAGGAGACTCCAAATCATTGATCATTCATCCAGCTAGTACCACACATCTACAACTCTCTCTGGAAGAACAAGCTAAGGCGGGTGTGACTCCTGGGATGATCCGTCTTTCCGTAGGTACAGAATCAATTGATGATATCTTGCACGATTTAGAGCAGGCAATTCAAAAAGCTGTGGAAACGGTACAAGTATAA
- a CDS encoding NCS2 family permease, translated as MYSFFRKRFDVKGHQTTVRNEILAGLTTFFTAVYIIAVNSMILSDAGIPLEAGIVATILISFIGCLIMGFWANAPVALVPGMGINAFFSYTIVKSMGLSWDSALAVVFMSGVLFIVIAFTPVAKILAKSIPLSLKEGMTVGIGLFLTFIGLQKGGLIVPNPSTFIALGDLGDTKVVLGLVSLVIAVVLFLRNVKGSFLISIIINTLIAIALGTVGGTSQGSDFSFSTYLTVFGALSFDGIVTTGFWLAVFPLTMVIVFENMGLLHSMVPESKFARTFQANSISAMLSGLFGTSPTVSSAESSAGIAAGGKTGITAITVGILFLISIFCIPVIRYVPDTAIAPILILVGSLMMQSVNQIKFTDMSEGLPAFLIIVLIPFTASIADGIAFGFMAYPIVKLAMGRRKEIPLPLLIISLMFFLYFVLLALQLH; from the coding sequence TTGTACTCATTTTTTCGTAAAAGATTTGATGTAAAAGGTCATCAAACAACGGTTCGCAACGAAATTTTGGCTGGTTTAACCACGTTTTTCACCGCTGTCTACATTATTGCCGTTAATTCGATGATCTTATCGGATGCAGGTATTCCATTGGAAGCAGGTATTGTAGCCACGATCCTAATCTCCTTCATTGGATGCTTGATCATGGGTTTTTGGGCGAATGCACCTGTAGCACTTGTTCCTGGTATGGGCATTAATGCGTTTTTCTCTTACACGATCGTTAAATCTATGGGATTGTCATGGGATAGCGCTTTGGCAGTTGTATTCATGTCAGGTGTTTTGTTTATCGTGATTGCTTTTACTCCAGTTGCCAAAATCTTAGCGAAGAGCATCCCACTGTCTCTAAAAGAAGGAATGACGGTTGGAATCGGGTTGTTTCTTACCTTTATTGGTTTGCAAAAAGGCGGCTTAATCGTACCTAATCCATCTACGTTTATTGCTCTAGGTGATTTAGGGGATACCAAGGTAGTACTGGGATTAGTCAGCTTGGTAATTGCCGTCGTGCTGTTTTTACGCAATGTAAAAGGAAGCTTTTTAATCAGTATCATTATTAATACGCTGATTGCTATTGCACTTGGGACAGTAGGTGGTACCAGTCAGGGGAGCGATTTCTCCTTCTCAACTTACCTAACTGTCTTCGGAGCCCTTTCGTTTGATGGCATAGTCACTACTGGATTTTGGTTGGCTGTGTTTCCGTTAACGATGGTCATTGTTTTTGAAAATATGGGGCTTTTGCACAGCATGGTTCCAGAAAGTAAATTTGCTCGGACTTTCCAAGCAAATTCAATTTCAGCTATGCTATCCGGATTGTTTGGTACGAGTCCAACCGTATCTTCAGCCGAAAGCTCTGCAGGAATTGCTGCTGGTGGGAAAACAGGAATTACAGCCATTACGGTAGGGATTCTATTCTTGATCTCGATCTTCTGCATTCCTGTCATTCGTTACGTGCCGGATACGGCGATTGCTCCCATCTTAATTCTAGTTGGTAGCCTAATGATGCAAAGCGTCAATCAAATCAAGTTCACTGACATGTCAGAAGGCTTGCCAGCGTTCTTGATCATTGTGCTGATTCCATTTACAGCAAGTATAGCGGATGGAATTGCTTTCGGATTTATGGCGTATCCAATTGTTAAACTGGCGATGGGCAGAAGAAAAGAAATTCCTTTGCCTCTTTTGATCATCTCGCTTATGTTTTTCCTATATTTTGTATTGCTAGCGTTACAGCTTCATTAA
- a CDS encoding amino acid deaminase/aldolase has protein sequence MIKEVRFLYETTSRYLHYRKAFANISMPYAYIDLDLLDQNIAAIVARSNGKRIRIASKSIRSIPMLRYILDYDALIQGIMCFTASEALFLWENGFNDLLLGYPVVDKSSLLQITRAVQQGAQITLMVDSLEHVCLVEEVAKQLHTPLLLCVDMDASDSFFSLHFGVYRSPLRTFEQVIQLVERIVTSPWLVLDGMMSYEAQIAGVGDNMPRQGIKNGFISYLKKRSIRSIREKRTRVHDELQRRNISIRFHNGGGTGSMTSTCHEDAVTEITVGSGFYAPALFDYYREFHLQPAAGFAIEIVRQPKPNIYTCMGGGYVASGAVGKEKLPLPYLPPQAKLLLLEGAGEVQTPVRFEGVQKLTIGDPIFFRHSKAGELCERFPTLHLLRDGERIGEAITYRGEGRCFL, from the coding sequence ATGATAAAGGAAGTGAGATTTCTGTACGAGACGACAAGTAGATATCTACATTACCGAAAAGCTTTCGCTAACATATCTATGCCATATGCCTATATTGATCTTGATTTATTGGATCAAAATATTGCCGCAATTGTAGCTAGGAGCAATGGGAAACGTATTCGAATTGCCAGTAAGTCAATTCGTTCTATCCCTATGCTACGCTATATTTTGGATTATGACGCTTTGATCCAAGGAATCATGTGTTTTACCGCTTCAGAAGCATTGTTTTTGTGGGAGAACGGGTTTAATGATCTGTTACTTGGCTATCCTGTGGTGGACAAATCTTCGTTACTCCAGATTACACGAGCTGTACAGCAAGGTGCACAAATTACTCTAATGGTCGACTCCTTGGAGCATGTTTGTTTGGTGGAAGAGGTGGCAAAACAATTACATACCCCCTTGTTGCTTTGTGTGGATATGGATGCCTCTGACTCTTTTTTTAGTCTGCATTTTGGTGTGTATCGATCTCCTTTGCGTACGTTCGAGCAAGTGATACAGCTGGTCGAAAGAATTGTAACCAGCCCTTGGCTTGTCTTGGATGGAATGATGAGTTATGAAGCTCAAATTGCTGGAGTTGGTGATAACATGCCTAGGCAAGGTATCAAAAATGGTTTCATCTCTTATCTAAAAAAACGTTCGATTCGCTCTATCAGGGAAAAGCGGACCCGTGTACATGACGAGTTGCAGCGACGTAATATTTCGATTCGCTTTCATAATGGAGGCGGTACCGGAAGTATGACCTCCACGTGCCACGAAGACGCAGTGACAGAAATAACGGTAGGTTCTGGTTTTTACGCTCCTGCCCTATTTGACTACTACAGAGAATTTCATTTACAACCAGCGGCTGGATTTGCTATTGAGATTGTGCGACAGCCTAAGCCCAATATCTATACTTGTATGGGGGGAGGGTATGTGGCCTCTGGGGCCGTAGGGAAAGAAAAGCTCCCCCTTCCTTACTTACCACCACAAGCTAAGTTATTACTTTTAGAAGGAGCAGGAGAGGTGCAAACACCTGTACGTTTTGAAGGGGTGCAAAAGCTTACAATCGGAGATCCTATCTTTTTTCGGCATAGTAAGGCAGGAGAATTATGTGAACGCTTTCCAACTCTCCATTTGCTGCGCGACGGGGAAAGGATAGGAGAAGCAATAACGTATCGGGGAGAGGGCAGGTGTTTTCTATGA
- a CDS encoding D-arabinono-1,4-lactone oxidase, with translation MRAVAMQSWKNWAGLVTSTPQQVVYPSSLEEVVQVVKEASQQGKTIRVVGSGHSFTALVETDQILLSLDDLQGVITIDDEEQTATVWAGTKLKLLGESLYERGYSQENLGDINAQSIGGAISTGTHGTGIQFGSVSTQVVGLTVVTAQGDILECSETYHPELFRALQVSLGLLGIIVKVRLRVLLAYNIHYKSKRMNLNDCLNNLTTFTDNHRHFEFYWFVHTNVVQAKFMQITQESASKNSVWNQFKKIGIENGLFWFLSEGCRLFPHLCVPISKLSAKAVPDIEEVGASHKLFATPRWVRFSEMEYSVPADKMKEVMEEIRECLQEHRFAVHFPIECRYVKGDDIWLSPAYKRDSAYIAVHMYKGMPYEAYFQAMERIFLKYDGRPHWGKLHELTTADLQERFPMWNQFKAIQRQMDPNGLFLNPYLSRLFGV, from the coding sequence ATGAGAGCAGTGGCAATGCAATCATGGAAGAATTGGGCAGGGTTAGTTACTAGCACACCACAACAAGTGGTTTATCCATCCAGCTTAGAGGAAGTGGTACAAGTTGTAAAAGAAGCTAGTCAACAGGGGAAAACGATCCGTGTAGTCGGGTCTGGACATTCTTTTACTGCACTTGTTGAAACAGATCAAATTCTTTTATCATTAGATGATTTACAGGGTGTGATAACAATCGATGATGAAGAGCAAACAGCCACCGTTTGGGCAGGGACAAAACTCAAGCTTTTGGGGGAATCACTGTACGAACGAGGCTATTCGCAAGAGAATTTAGGAGACATTAATGCCCAGTCCATTGGGGGAGCGATTAGCACTGGAACACATGGGACTGGGATTCAGTTCGGGAGTGTTTCTACGCAAGTAGTCGGTTTAACTGTAGTAACGGCTCAGGGTGATATACTGGAATGCTCCGAAACCTATCATCCTGAACTTTTTCGTGCATTGCAAGTCTCTCTTGGATTGCTAGGGATCATTGTCAAAGTAAGGCTACGTGTGCTACTTGCATACAACATTCATTATAAAAGTAAGCGAATGAATTTAAACGATTGTTTAAATAATTTGACAACCTTTACTGATAACCATCGTCATTTCGAATTTTACTGGTTTGTTCATACGAATGTGGTACAAGCAAAATTTATGCAAATCACTCAAGAATCGGCTTCTAAAAATAGTGTTTGGAATCAGTTTAAAAAAATTGGTATTGAAAATGGCCTATTCTGGTTTTTATCGGAGGGGTGTCGTTTATTTCCGCATTTGTGTGTCCCGATAAGTAAACTTTCTGCAAAAGCGGTTCCTGATATTGAAGAAGTGGGCGCTAGTCATAAACTGTTTGCTACACCACGCTGGGTTCGATTTAGTGAGATGGAGTATAGTGTACCTGCTGATAAAATGAAAGAGGTGATGGAAGAGATCAGAGAATGCTTACAAGAGCATCGTTTCGCTGTCCATTTTCCTATTGAATGCAGGTATGTAAAAGGAGATGATATCTGGCTCAGCCCGGCCTACAAACGAGATTCTGCGTATATTGCGGTGCATATGTACAAAGGAATGCCATACGAGGCTTATTTTCAAGCAATGGAACGTATTTTTCTAAAATATGATGGAAGACCACATTGGGGGAAATTGCATGAATTAACAACTGCTGATTTACAAGAACGGTTTCCTATGTGGAATCAGTTTAAAGCTATTCAAAGACAGATGGACCCGAATGGATTGTTTCTTAATCCGTACTTGTCACGGTTGTTTGGAGTATAG
- a CDS encoding dicarboxylate/amino acid:cation symporter, whose protein sequence is MKILKNLTFQVITGVILGIIVGFIFPEFGAKLKVLADVFIKMIKMVIPPIVFFTIVHGIAGMGDMKKVGKIGGKALLYFEIVTTLALTIGICVVNVIKPGVGIDTSKAASTDISKYTSSASESSGFLDFLVNIVPDNVVGAMAKGELLPILFFAVLFGISLTAMGSQAKPVLQLFEKLAQGFFGVVNMIMRLSPIAAFGAMAYTIGNFGIKSLINLGLLMSSVYLTMFCFIIVVLGLIARAYKFNIFSFIRYIKEEILLVVGTSSSESALPGMMRKLEAYGCSKSVVGLVVPTGYSFNLDGTSIYLSMGAIFIAQAYGIDLTIWQEITLLAVLMLTSKGAAGVTGSGLITLAATLAAFPMIPVEGIALLIGVDRFMSEARAVTNLIGNGVATVVVSKSEKEFHPMVTTNSESTIAS, encoded by the coding sequence ATGAAAATATTGAAAAATTTAACGTTTCAGGTTATCACAGGGGTTATTTTAGGAATTATTGTTGGTTTTATCTTCCCCGAATTTGGAGCTAAGCTAAAGGTACTAGCAGATGTCTTTATTAAAATGATCAAAATGGTGATCCCACCAATTGTATTCTTCACAATCGTTCATGGTATCGCTGGTATGGGTGACATGAAAAAGGTAGGTAAAATAGGCGGAAAGGCCTTGCTCTACTTTGAAATTGTAACAACATTAGCATTAACAATCGGAATTTGTGTCGTTAACGTAATAAAACCAGGTGTAGGTATTGATACATCGAAAGCAGCTAGTACAGATATTTCCAAGTACACTTCATCCGCATCGGAAAGTAGTGGTTTCCTGGACTTCCTCGTTAATATCGTGCCTGACAATGTAGTAGGTGCAATGGCAAAAGGTGAATTACTTCCTATTTTGTTCTTTGCTGTCCTGTTTGGTATTTCACTAACGGCAATGGGGTCGCAGGCGAAGCCCGTTCTACAATTATTTGAGAAGCTGGCCCAAGGATTCTTCGGAGTTGTTAACATGATCATGCGCCTCTCCCCAATCGCAGCTTTTGGAGCGATGGCCTACACTATCGGTAATTTTGGAATCAAATCATTGATTAACTTAGGTCTTCTGATGAGCTCTGTTTACCTAACTATGTTTTGTTTTATCATTGTAGTATTAGGTCTTATCGCAAGGGCTTATAAGTTTAACATCTTCTCTTTTATCCGTTACATTAAGGAAGAAATTTTATTGGTTGTTGGTACTTCGTCTTCTGAATCTGCCCTACCTGGCATGATGCGTAAGCTTGAAGCTTATGGCTGCTCCAAGTCAGTAGTAGGCTTGGTTGTCCCAACTGGTTATTCCTTTAACCTGGATGGAACCTCCATATACTTGTCAATGGGTGCCATCTTCATTGCTCAAGCTTATGGTATTGATTTAACAATTTGGCAAGAAATTACCTTATTAGCTGTGCTCATGCTCACTTCAAAAGGTGCCGCTGGAGTTACCGGTTCAGGTTTGATTACACTTGCTGCCACATTGGCTGCTTTCCCGATGATCCCAGTTGAAGGAATCGCATTATTGATCGGTGTAGACCGCTTCATGTCTGAAGCCCGTGCTGTCACAAATCTAATTGGTAACGGTGTTGCTACTGTAGTAGTTTCCAAATCGGAAAAAGAATTCCATCCAATGGTGACTACAAATTCAGAATCTACTATCGCCTCGTAA
- a CDS encoding DUF350 domain-containing protein yields MSLVINFLLYAGTAFAMMLLGLVLFVVSTTKVKEFQLIANNNQAAAMTLGGKMLGLAFVLGSAVANSVSLVDMVIWSGVGIVAQIIFFFLAELITIRFSIREAIEKNNTAVGILLMMVSISIGWIIGQCLTY; encoded by the coding sequence ATGTCTTTGGTCATAAATTTTTTGCTTTATGCTGGTACTGCTTTTGCCATGATGTTGCTTGGGTTGGTTTTATTTGTTGTCAGCACAACAAAGGTAAAAGAGTTTCAATTAATTGCGAATAATAATCAGGCAGCAGCAATGACCCTTGGTGGAAAAATGCTTGGTCTTGCTTTTGTGCTTGGTTCTGCTGTGGCCAACTCGGTATCTTTGGTCGATATGGTGATTTGGAGCGGAGTTGGAATTGTAGCCCAAATTATTTTCTTTTTTCTAGCTGAACTCATTACAATTCGATTTAGCATTCGGGAAGCGATTGAAAAGAATAATACCGCCGTAGGAATACTTTTAATGATGGTGTCGATATCAATTGGCTGGATAATTGGGCAATGCTTGACCTATTAG
- a CDS encoding glutathionylspermidine synthase family protein, giving the protein MNHKEKRKQFYQKIPHYWADLYGQEYSLYDVHPVTEQEASTIRTTTTRVGHLFFKTAGLLRQIDDDLLLSLGFPASSLRFLRIRQTNLESVIARLDLVQVDDRYVVLEINSDTPTFLKELFFVNDRICKEFGYKNPNEGEEKRLQQAVQAAIFISLQSIVPNNVDSPHIVFTSHADNQEDRYTVEYLRELAQVPSCYVPLHELQIVDGEGLYDAGGKRIDLLYRQTYPIEQMVADYDPNTKDPVGEMLLELVARRRLAMLNPISAFLLQSKAIQAVIWGLHEEQHPFYSSEEHAWIAEHFLPTYLEPDLFQQQGTAYVRKPAFGREGDTVQIIKGDAILHEDINKSYTDYLSVYQRYVPLPTTYVQTVEKVVKGHLMVGSFLINGQASAFGYRLGGPITDNMAYFLPCGYQR; this is encoded by the coding sequence ATGAATCATAAAGAGAAAAGAAAGCAATTTTATCAGAAGATCCCACATTATTGGGCAGATCTCTATGGGCAAGAGTATAGCTTATACGACGTGCATCCGGTGACAGAACAAGAGGCGTCTACCATTCGAACAACTACCACTCGAGTAGGACATCTATTTTTTAAAACAGCAGGGTTATTGCGTCAGATTGATGATGATCTATTGCTTTCTTTAGGTTTTCCCGCTAGCTCTTTACGTTTTTTGCGAATTCGTCAAACCAATTTGGAGAGTGTTATTGCAAGGTTAGATCTCGTACAGGTCGATGATCGATATGTTGTCCTCGAAATCAACAGTGATACGCCCACATTTTTGAAGGAGTTATTCTTTGTAAATGATCGGATATGTAAGGAATTTGGTTATAAAAACCCCAATGAAGGGGAAGAAAAAAGACTTCAACAAGCTGTTCAAGCTGCTATTTTTATTAGTTTACAAAGTATAGTGCCAAACAATGTAGACTCGCCTCATATCGTGTTTACCTCACATGCAGATAACCAGGAAGATCGGTATACAGTCGAATATTTACGTGAATTGGCACAGGTACCGAGCTGCTACGTACCCCTTCATGAGCTACAAATCGTCGATGGAGAGGGGTTATATGATGCGGGTGGTAAACGTATTGATCTTTTATACCGTCAAACGTACCCCATTGAGCAAATGGTAGCTGATTATGATCCGAATACCAAAGATCCCGTGGGAGAGATGCTACTTGAATTAGTAGCACGTCGCAGGTTGGCTATGCTTAATCCAATCTCAGCTTTTTTGTTGCAAAGTAAAGCGATTCAGGCTGTCATTTGGGGTCTACATGAGGAGCAGCACCCTTTTTATTCAAGTGAGGAACATGCTTGGATTGCCGAGCACTTTTTACCTACTTATTTAGAACCCGATCTTTTCCAACAACAGGGGACAGCTTATGTTCGAAAGCCTGCCTTTGGAAGAGAGGGGGATACCGTGCAAATTATTAAGGGTGATGCCATTCTCCATGAAGACATCAACAAGTCATATACCGATTACTTGTCTGTTTATCAGCGATATGTACCACTTCCGACTACTTATGTTCAGACCGTTGAAAAAGTCGTTAAGGGACATCTCATGGTGGGGAGCTTTCTTATCAATGGTCAGGCTTCTGCTTTTGGGTATCGGTTAGGTGGACCTATTACAGATAACATGGCGTATTTTCTACCATGTGGATACCAGCGATGA
- a CDS encoding DctP family TRAP transporter solute-binding subunit, with protein MKSLIGIFSFIMIGLLTALFIGFGTELTPEPKPLDEEQSGLKHRVVIKFSHVVAENTPKGLAAEKFAQLVKKKTNDQVEVQVFPNGILYSDKDEFQALAKGEIQMIAPAFSNLSNVIPQWLALDLPFAYPDQNSIHQVFDGEIGRLLFQTLEPKNMRGLAFWSNGFKQISSNQHPLLRPADFAGHTFRILPSKALESQFKLLGAKTIAMPFTEVYRSIESGYVNGQENTISNIFTKHLDQVQPYITISNHGYLGYAVIVNKDFWEGLDPHTRELLTEALAETTTWNRQRAIEMNRQQLALLRRKKSVFIQTLTPAQKEAWIATLQPIYKQFEATIGKELMQKIADLKIQK; from the coding sequence TTGAAATCATTGATTGGCATTTTTTCATTTATCATGATCGGACTTTTAACAGCCCTGTTTATTGGCTTTGGTACGGAGTTAACCCCCGAGCCAAAACCTCTTGACGAGGAACAAAGCGGATTAAAACATCGAGTTGTCATAAAATTTAGTCATGTAGTTGCAGAAAATACACCAAAAGGCTTGGCCGCTGAGAAATTTGCCCAATTAGTCAAGAAGAAAACGAACGATCAAGTTGAGGTACAAGTATTTCCAAATGGAATTCTCTATTCAGACAAGGATGAGTTCCAAGCTTTAGCCAAGGGTGAGATTCAGATGATCGCTCCAGCATTTTCTAATCTCTCCAATGTGATACCACAATGGCTTGCTTTGGATTTACCGTTCGCTTACCCCGATCAGAATTCCATTCATCAAGTCTTTGACGGAGAGATTGGTCGTCTCCTTTTTCAAACACTAGAACCAAAAAACATGCGTGGTCTGGCCTTTTGGAGTAATGGCTTTAAACAAATCAGTAGTAATCAGCATCCCTTGCTGCGTCCTGCTGATTTTGCTGGACATACCTTTCGTATTCTACCTAGTAAAGCCCTTGAGAGCCAATTTAAACTTTTAGGGGCCAAAACCATAGCAATGCCCTTTACAGAGGTTTACCGCAGTATTGAATCGGGTTACGTAAATGGACAAGAAAATACGATTTCTAACATTTTTACTAAGCATCTGGATCAAGTTCAGCCTTATATTACAATCAGTAACCATGGATATTTGGGTTATGCAGTCATTGTAAATAAAGACTTTTGGGAGGGACTTGACCCACATACCCGAGAGCTGTTAACAGAAGCTTTAGCAGAAACAACAACGTGGAATCGACAGCGAGCGATTGAGATGAACAGACAACAATTAGCTTTATTGCGCCGAAAAAAGTCCGTTTTTATTCAAACCTTGACACCTGCACAAAAAGAAGCTTGGATTGCTACACTACAGCCCATTTACAAACAATTTGAGGCAACGATCGGTAAGGAGCTCATGCAAAAAATAGCGGATTTGAAGATACAAAAATAA